One window from the genome of Betaproteobacteria bacterium encodes:
- a CDS encoding wax ester/triacylglycerol synthase family O-acyltransferase, with amino-acid sequence MSEARLNPLDASWIITESRAAPNHVGGLLQFRLPDNAPKDVLQRMMRDFRNHKTFVSPWNRRLKHAFNMNPMPVWVEDDDIDLEYHVRHSALPWPGGERELGELVGRLQSTPIDLTRPPWECTIIEGLAGRRFALFIKMHHSLIDGVSGMKLLQRGMSADRAKSLKMPPFWASGAPAADGATKGARPEAAPSFANAIGAAVEALRGQARTVPQLALAFGKIFRRVGQSEDGLAVPFDSPRSVLNGRVREKRRFATQQFPMERLRAVAAAADCTLNDVVLGLCSGALRRFLRQRHALPEKTLTAGIPVSVRLKDDEGAGNAISFIVARLGTDISDPAERLEAIKASVRHAKEHVQSLPRQAMTQYTMVLMAPTVLTMLTGTGGRIRPMFNITISNVPGPDKPLYFRGAELLAIYPASIVTHGQALNITCQSYAGTMNFGFTGCHASVPHLQRLAVYAEKALQELEAAVGGGGKSAKRVRGTAARGTARKSTRKTAARTPGTPPRPAPRRRKRVAAAKPRRGASLA; translated from the coding sequence ATGAGCGAAGCCCGTCTCAATCCCCTCGATGCCTCGTGGATCATCACGGAATCGCGTGCCGCGCCCAACCATGTCGGCGGCTTGCTTCAGTTCCGGTTGCCCGACAACGCGCCGAAGGATGTCCTGCAGCGGATGATGCGGGATTTCCGCAATCACAAGACCTTCGTGTCGCCGTGGAACCGGCGACTGAAGCACGCATTCAACATGAACCCGATGCCGGTGTGGGTCGAGGACGACGATATCGACCTGGAATACCACGTCAGGCATTCCGCGCTCCCCTGGCCCGGCGGCGAACGCGAACTGGGTGAACTGGTCGGCCGCCTGCAAAGCACGCCCATCGACCTGACCCGCCCGCCCTGGGAATGCACGATCATCGAAGGGCTGGCTGGCAGGCGCTTCGCCCTGTTCATCAAGATGCACCACTCGCTGATCGACGGGGTGAGCGGCATGAAGCTGCTGCAGCGCGGGATGTCCGCGGATCGCGCGAAGAGCCTGAAGATGCCGCCGTTCTGGGCCTCGGGCGCCCCGGCCGCGGACGGCGCCACGAAGGGCGCGCGCCCGGAAGCCGCACCGAGCTTTGCCAACGCGATCGGGGCGGCCGTCGAGGCCCTGCGCGGGCAGGCGCGCACCGTGCCGCAACTGGCACTGGCCTTCGGCAAGATCTTCAGGCGCGTGGGGCAGAGCGAGGACGGCCTGGCCGTTCCTTTCGACTCCCCGCGCTCCGTGCTCAATGGCCGCGTGCGCGAGAAGCGCCGCTTTGCCACGCAGCAATTCCCGATGGAGCGCCTGCGTGCCGTCGCCGCGGCTGCCGACTGCACGCTCAATGACGTGGTGCTGGGGCTGTGCTCGGGCGCCCTGCGTCGCTTCCTGCGGCAGCGCCATGCGCTGCCCGAGAAGACGCTCACGGCCGGAATTCCGGTATCGGTACGCCTGAAGGACGACGAGGGCGCCGGCAACGCGATCAGCTTCATCGTGGCCAGGCTCGGCACCGACATCTCCGATCCGGCCGAGCGCCTGGAGGCCATCAAGGCCTCGGTGCGCCATGCCAAGGAACATGTGCAGAGCCTGCCCAGGCAGGCCATGACCCAGTACACGATGGTGCTGATGGCGCCCACGGTCCTCACGATGCTCACCGGCACCGGGGGGCGCATCCGGCCGATGTTCAACATCACCATCTCCAATGTGCCCGGCCCCGACAAGCCGTTGTACTTCCGGGGAGCCGAACTGCTGGCCATCTACCCGGCGTCCATCGTCACGCACGGCCAGGCGCTCAACATCACCTGCCAGAGCTATGCGGGCACGATGAACTTCGGGTTCACCGGTTGCCATGCCTCGGTGCCGCACCTGCAGCGGCTGGCCGTGTACGCGGAAAAGGCCCTTCAGGAGTTGGAGGCGGCGGTTGGCGGCGGCGGCAAGTCCGCCAAGCGGGTCCGGGGCACGGCTGCGCGCGGCACTGCACGCAAGTCGACGCGCAAGACGGCAGCACGAACGCCGGGGACGCCGCCCCGGCCAGCGCCTCGCCGGCGCAAGCGCGTTGCCGCCGCGAAACCCCGTCGAGGCGCATCGCTCGCGTGA